A single genomic interval of Argopecten irradians isolate NY chromosome 8, Ai_NY, whole genome shotgun sequence harbors:
- the LOC138329743 gene encoding phthioceranic/hydroxyphthioceranic acid synthase-like, whose amino-acid sequence MDNDDSIVIVGVGCKFPGADNLDEFWRVLSEGENHVIEIPRERWKLDAFYDKDPDIPGKTYVRHAGLLKRFDEFDHKFFGINEVEAARMDPQQRYVLECVHMAMEDGGITKKDLNESKTGVYIGVMNDDYKGSTSDDLRDMNNYTVTGTAGSIVSSRVSYTYNLRGPSMTIDTACSSALVAIHVASQSLRSGECRSVICGGVNSILTPQTFVPLSKARMVSPTGQSKAFSDKADGYTRGEGCGIVILKTKKRAIDDGNKIWATIATACNQDGRTMSPITAPSGTQQLQLLQRLYSDQGVDPKDVSYIEAHGTGTPVGDPVEANTLGKFFAENLNDTCQGNVYLGSVKTNIGHLESAAGVAGLIKVLLMIEHGKIVPSLHFDKPNPNVDFAKYRLKIPHTISPWPCPAEGRGRLSCINSFGFGGTNSHAIIKQYQGNSCRKLLKPPEDEIIAISGNDITSLRKSLAHLKQNIHKAKYCIQDVSYTSTCRRDHYPYRVAIQVKTKEDAVRKCEEQMRELDSIQAVGFSKPNVVFVFCGVGTTWTGMCQDLLKRKGVFQDTVRRIDSILAPLAGWSILKTLEQGFDAQDPFKGHLAIFTCQVALATLWNHFGIPPDSIVGQSVGEVAAAHAAGILSLEDAVSVIYQRSAILAKATGGTMAVISNCHVSIVADVCEMFKGKVNIAVKSSSMACTLSGDADAVEQIIDILSKKCQDKLYVRRLDVKCAYHSHHMTAASEELEHKLSGLKGSQSNCTVISTVTGQMASGKDMVSPEYWKKNVREQVLFDQAITKAYVGKTFNVYLEIGPKPILRFHLGNIVGTKNATALPSINVKKEWGMMQLSIMELYRHGLTPNWSHIVSYGNLTDIPRQFFNPVKMLFRSDVTALKNAGVKSTGQRHLFVEQVVNNGSGTIDFRINISPSETWFIYQHKVSGMITVPGALYTDVALEIGKSIFNNRTPEDFSIATEFVKPLLLQDGELCTAVAYAERFEDEISITIRKTNAIIAKCQITIVMANILDKVDVESIRARCKTHQTASQIYENLNAMGFSYGKDLKVLEDSVKSDDECLVRITVPDSVFKDTVCTHLHPSICDGIVQTIGVFYLKEDTGTMFLPGGIKHITVRRKPEKKMMVFTSLASDEKDRIQYNALLLTETGKVIAEVKHFFILRVGTTDIDEHAHLLQIQWEEIRRKDTKLTEMQSPDTPINSIVIARHLDKADVLSTAIKEMSFSYVSVQDTQNARILSNHLEKKEQAIQSVLFIVEKRENIDQMTGEEIMREVSENTSVFLKVCQCMVKIKKEIPLLVITEQTQSMGTVQNHVTNVLGSELWGMARTILLEYPLEITMIDRYVSLEMCSSVIKDILVFKSPQLCSETELLLRGNHVYANHFRGNQDQPGEYRWVYLNSSDHVQLKSYYPDDVQDTFCIEQNMEIEDSKLRLKVETAVMHDKNLYPLTLQAAEKDIPVWIDDNSDGFDIVTFEVSGEVMEPIKENPSQQDRMEGSYVACFPFILQSIVEVPENCLMRIDDFPDYKPGLLRMSALLWQIKDYIVNGKTLVIAAENGLSGGILRMMLSKSLRSQTTMINVKSLLHSPDKKGLKADNVVILTAVDFKTLDYILQTVEGFKKIVSIDMSVTQVDWKLRKHDPHAVTLICLNSENLLSRKSLSETVPMVVKWLRKNLTTIAHIKEGAENESILDLNKAKKENNRLKANRKQVLRRGGCYIIIGGLTGLGWEICEHIAQAGAGGIAILSRSTPNTHKLEQIQALERRTSTKIKSVSVDITDSISLLGAFAQIESEFPMLDVRGILHGGAVIDDAWFIKQNDSAFRKVLLPKVMGSWNLHIISRRYKLDFFIFHSSIASVFGNKGQTNYSAGNAFMDSLAHYRGARGLPGLSINWGPLSIGLATDKKRELELSGLFSIDIATIIDTFEMMLMSKCNQIGVVKVDWSLLESRVRKRFKKQLGDTHYQTSDIDSHHLTSSEAITNFVIEVASQVLAIDVDMINESTCVSQLGMDSMVAMTFVNTIRGRTGCTVPIVSLFGDETTIQDIANIVEKNVEETRNVHSREITSSTTHRASGKRPVPLRLFIYVDIKTTGDVSKIEAWKNILKCLFEKHPHLRTVFVNEDCETNNMEDSEANQMDDCETNKMYTKVVLPQDNIEPDVREVCKGTIKTDERIPSDLRMYAFDPGSELPLRLLYEKKEKSVLIRLVFSHLAFDLTSVILLLKEIQSFYNTESIMQPIATVHDAASLIESRLHSQNQSLKAFWKRQIPANIMPQSFSLSSVELDTEHFLTDSRQIPDRLLSNLKEFAKYNKISLFQLIVTAYQTLLGLALCTESVTVVTPVDIRIHFPELQNEMGCFINFVPLFLLLKEDSTLQSILRENVKHIRSAIDNSIYPLEFIKAEVASRITPDLVFRHLVNFRDLNIQQTYQHDGDGSGTVVNHVSLDHEFETVLVLWNDSQSGTMRLELQYNTLTVETTKADILLDSVITILDFFVDYKDFNVHAMVQTEGLRKLSEVIMTKRQEKLKSILDSKPTLEEQTSISGKYLALLNYIKQK is encoded by the exons TACGTATTGGAGTGTGTCCACATGGCTATGGAGGATGGTGGAATCACAAAGAAGGATCTCAAcgaatcaaaaacaggagtataTATAG GAGTGATGAACGATGATTACAAGGGAAGTACAAGCGACGACCTCAGAGATATGAACAACTACACTGTAACAGGGACTGCTGGGAGCATCGTGTCATCCAGGGTATCCTATACGTACAATCTCCGGGGACCTTCCATGACTATTGACACCGCCTGTTCCTCAGCCCTAGTAGCTATTCACGTCGCTTCGCAATCACTCAGATCAG GTGAGTGTCGGTCCGTCATATGTGGCGGTGTCAACAGTATCCTAACCCCTCAAACGTTTGTTCCGCTTAGCAAGGCCCGGATGGTTTCACCTACAGGACAGAGTAAAGCTTTTTCTGATAAAGCCGACGGGTACACGAGAGGAGAAGGGTGTGGAATTGTCATTTTGAAAACTAAAAAACGG GCCATAGATGATGGTAACAAAATCTGGGCTACGATAGCAACAGCATGTAATCAGGACGGACGTACAATGTCGCCTATCACTGCTCCTTCTGGAACACAACAACTTCAACTCTTGCAGAGATTATATTCTGATCAGGGCGTGGATCCTAAGGATGTTTCCTACATTGAAGCACATG GAACAGGTACGCCAGTAGGTGATCCTGTGGAAGCCAACACGCTTGGAAAATTTTTTGCTGAAAATCTCAACGACACGTGTCAGGGTAATGTGTACTTGGGATCCGTAAAGACTAATATCGGGCACCTGGAATCTGCTGCTGGGGTAGCAGGGCTCATCAAGGTTCTCTTGATGATTGAGCACGGTAAGATCGTTCCTTCACTCCACTTTGATAAGCCCAATCCGAATGTTGATTTCGCGAAATATAGGCTCAAAATTCCACATACGATTTCCCCATGGCCCTGTCCTGCAGAGGGAAGAGGAAGACTCTCGTGTATAAATTCCTTTGGATTTGGAGGAACTAACAGCCATGCTATCATCAAACAGTACCAAGGCAATTCATGTAGAAAGCTGTTGAAACCACCTGAAGATGAGATCATCGCTATTTCAGGAAATGATATAACATCTCTGAGAAAAAGCTTAGCACatctaaaacaaaacatacacaagGCAAAGTACTGCATACAAGATGTGTCCTATACGTCAACATGCAGACGAGATCATTACCCATACAGAGTCGCCATACAGGTCAAAACAAAGGAAGACGCAGTAAGAAAGTGCGAGGAACAGATGAGAGAACTGGATTCAATACAAGCAGTTGGTTTCTCTAAACCGAATGTAGTTTTTGTATTCTGCGGTGTAGGCACTACATGGACGGGGATGTGTCAAGACCTACTGAAGAGAAAAGGCGTTTTTCAAGACACTGTTAGACGAATAGATAGTATCCTTGCTCCATTAGCTGGATGGTCAATACTGAAGACACTGGAACAAGGATTCGATGCACAGGATCCGTTTAAAGGACATTTGgcaatatttacctgtcagGTGGCACTAGCAACGCTTTGGAACCACTTCGGAATACCTCCTGATTCCATTGTTGGACAATCGGTTGGAGAAGTAGCAGCTGCGCATGCTGCTGGAATATTATCTTTGGAAGATGCAGTCAGTGTTATATATCAACGGTCAGCTATATTAGCTAAAGCTACCGGTGGAACTATGGCTGTAATTAGCAACTGTCACGTATCTATTGTAGCTGATGTTTGCGAAATGTTTAAAGGGAAAGTCAACATAGCTGTCAAGAGTAGTTCGATGGCGTGTACATTATCGGGAGATGCAGATGCTGTTGAACAAATCATTGACATTCTTAGTAAAAAATGTCAGGATAAACTATATGTACGTCGCCTAGATGTAAAATGTGCATATCATAGTCACCACATGACGGCTGCTAGCGAGGAATTAGAGCACAAGCTTTCCGGACTGAAAGGATCACAATCTAATTGTACCGTAATTTCAACTGTTACTGGTCAGATGGCAAGCGGCAAGGATATGGTTTCACCAGAGTATTGGAAGAAAAATGTCAGAGAACAAGTATTGTTTGATCAAGCAATCACAAAAGCGTATGTAGGGAAAACATTCAACGTTTATTTAGAAATAGGACCAAAGCCTATACTGCGTTTTCACCTAGGAAATATAGTCGGAACTAAGAATGCTACTGCGCTACCCTCTATCAACGTGAAAAAAGAATGGGGAATGATGCAGCTTTCCATAATGGAACTTTATAGGCATGGACTAACCCCTAATTGGTCACACATTGTCTCTTATGGCAATTTGACTGATATTCCAAGACAGTTCTTCAATCCGGTGAAAATGCTTTTTCGTTCCGACGTAACCGCCTTAAAAAATGCTGGAGTAAAATCAACCGGCCAAAGGCACCTTTTTGTAGAACAAGTTGTCAATAATGGAAGTGGAACAATTGATTTCAGAATCAATATATCGCCATCAGAAACCTGGTTTAtttatcaacacaaagtttCTGGAATGATAACTGTCCCTGGTGCATTGTACACCGACGTTGCGTTGGAGATCGGTAAATCCATTTTTAATAACAGAACACCGGAAGATTTCAGTATCGCCACAGAATTCGTTAAACCCCTCCTTCTACAAGATGGCGAACTCTGCACAGCAGTAGCTTACGCCGAGCGATTCGAGGACGAAATATCAATAACCATACGCAAAACGAACGCGATTATCGCCAAGTGTCAGATAACAATAGTAATGGCAAACATACTTGACAAGGTGGACGTGGAATCGATTCGTGCAAGATGTAAAACACACCAAACGGCATCACAAATTTACGAGAATCTCAATGCAATGGGCTTTTCTTATGGCAAAGATTTAAAGGTTTTGGAGGACTCAGTAAAATCTGATGATGAGTGTCTTGTCCGTATAACTGTACCAGATTCAGTGTTCAAAGACACAGTCTGTACGCACTTGCATCCTTCAATATGTGATGGTATTGTGCAGACAATTGGCGTTTTTTACCTAAAAGAAGACACAGGTACTATGTTTCTTCCAGGAGGGATAAAACACATTACCGTTCGCCGAAAGCCGGAAAAGAAAATGATGGTTTTTACCTCTTTGGCGTCGGATGAAAAAGACAGAATTCAATACAACGCTTTGCTTTTAACAGAGACCGGAAAAGTTATCGCTGAAGTTAAACACTTCTTTATTCTTCGCGTTGGAACAACAGATATAGATGAACACGCCCACCTTTTACAGATACAATGGGAAGAAATCAGAAGGAAAGACACCAAACTGACTGAAATGCAGTCTCCAGACACACCTATCAACTCGATAGTCATCGCTCGCCATCTTGACAAAGCAGATGTACTTTCTACGGCAATCAAAGAGATGTCTTTTTCTTACGTTTCAGTGCAAGATACACAAAACGCAAGAATTCTTTCAAACCATCTAGAAAAGAAGGAACAAGCCATTCAATCGGTTTTATTTATAGTAGAAAAGAGGGAAAACATTGATCAAATGACAGGAGAAGAAATAATGCGTGAAGTATCTGAAAACACTTCTGTCTTCCTCAAAGTATGTCAGTGCATggtgaaaataaagaaagaaatacCGCTTCTTGTCATAACTGAACAAACACAATCGATGGGTACCGTTCAAAATCATGTGACAAATGTTCTGGGATCAGAATTATGGGGAATGGCCAGGACCATTCTTCTCGAATACCCGTTAGAGATAACCATGATTGACAGATACGTATCGTTGGAAATGTGTTCTTCAGTCATTAAGGATATTTTAGTTTTTAAGTCTCCACAGCTTTGTTCTGAGACGGAACTGTTACTTAGAGGAAACCATGTCTACGCGAACCACTTTAGAGGTAATCAGGACCAGCCAGGAGAATACAGATGGGTATATTTGAACTCGTCTGATCATGTTCAACTGAAATCTTATTATCCGGACGATGTCCaagatacattttgtatagagCAAAATATGGAAATCGAAGACAGTAAACTACGATTAAAAGTGGAAACTGCTGTCATGCATGACAAGAATTTATATCCATTGACATTGCAAGCCGCAGAGAAAGACATTCCAGTATGGATTGATGACAACAGCGACGGATTCGACATTGTCACATTCGAAGTTTCCGGTGAAGTCATGGAACCAATCAAAGAAAATCCAAGTCAGCAAGACCGAATGGAAGGTTCATATGTTGCTTGTTTTCCTTTCATTTTACAAAGTATCGTTGAAGTGCCTGAAAATTGCTTAATGAGAATTGATGACTTCCCTGACTATAAACCAGGACTTTTGAGGATGTCTGCTCTCCTATGGCAAATAAAGGACTACATTGTCAATGGGAAAACGCTAGTTATCGCAGCCGAAAATGGGCTTTCCGGCGGGATACTCAGAATGATGCTTTCAAAATCTCTTAGAAGTCAGACCACTATGATCAACGTCAAAAGTCTGCTACATTCCCCTGATAAAAAAGGACTCAAAGCTGATAATGTGGTTATCCTAACTGCAGTAGATTTTAAAACATTGGATTACATACTACAGACAGTTGAAGGGTTTAAGAAGATTGTGTCCATCGACATGTCTGTGACACAAGTGGACTGGAAATTGAGAAAACATGATCCGCATGCAGTCACACTCATCTGTCTGAACAGCGAAAATTTATTGAGTAGAAAAAGTCTCAGTGAAACGGTTCCCATGGTAGTCAAATGGCTACGGAAGAATTTGACAACAATAGCACATATCAAGGAGGGAGCAGAAAATGAATCAATTCTTGATTTGAACAAAGCAAAAAAGGAAAACAACAGACTCAAAGCAAACAGAAAACAAGTTTTACGAAGAGGTGGCTGCTATATCATCATAGGTGGATTGACAGGATTAGGATGGGAAATTTGCGAACACATTGCTCAGGCAGGCGCTGGGGGCATTGCTATTTTATCAAGATCAACACCAAACACTCATAAACTGGAACAAATCCAAGCACTTGAGCGAAGaacatcaacaaaaataaaGTCCGTTTCAGTTGACATTACAGATAGCATATCATTGCTTGGAGCTTTTGCCCAAATCGAAAGCGAATTTCCAATGCTAGATGTGAGAGGAATACTTCATGGAGGTGCTGTGATAGATGACGCTTGGTTCATAAAGCAAAATGATTCCGCTTTCAGAAAAGTGTTACTACCGAAGGTTATGGGAAGCTGGAATCTTCATATTATTTCTAGGCGGTACAAATTAGATTTTTTCATCTTTCACTCTTCTATTGCTTCTGTTTTCGGTAATAAGGGCCAAACCAACTACAGCGCTGGGAATGCCTTCATGGATTCATTAGCACATTACAGAGGTGCAAGAGGACTGCCAGGATTGAGCATTAACTGGGGACCATTATCCATTGGACTGGCAACAGATAAAAAGAGAGAACTAGAGCTAAGTGGATTGTTTTCCATCGACATCGCAACGATTATTGACACCTTTGAAATGATGCTGATGTCGAAATGTAATCAAATAGGAGTTGTAAAGGTAGATTGGTCCTTATTGGAAAGTCGAGTGcgtaaaagatttaaaaaacaGTTAGGGGACACACATTACCAGACAAGTGATATCGATAGTCATCATCTGACCAGTTCAGAAGCTATCACCAATTTTGTGATAGAGGTAGCATCACAAGTGCTTGCTATAGACGTCGACATGATCAACGAATCCACGTGTGTATCACAGTTAGGAATGGATTCGATGGTGGCAATGACATTTGTGAATACCATCAGAGGGAGGACGGGTTGCACAGTCCCTATCGTGTCACTCTTCGGTGATGAAACAACTATACAAGACATAGCAAACATCGTTGAAAAGAATGTGGAGGAAACAAGAAACGTTCACTCTAGAGAAATAACATCCTCAACAACACACAGG GCTAGTGGCAAACGCCCAGTCCCCCTCCGGCTATTTATATATGTTGACATCAAAACAACTGGGGATGTTTCAAAGATCGAAGCTTggaaaaatattcttaaatgcTTGTTTGAGAAACATCCTCATCTCCGAACTGTTTTCGTAAACGAGGACTGCGAAACAAACAATATGGAAGACAGCGAAGCAAACCAGATGGATGACTGCGAAACAAACAAGATGTACACCAAAGTAGTTCTACCGCAAGACAACATTGAACCAGATGTTAGGGAGGTTTGCAAGGGAACCATAAAAACAGATGAACGCATACCTTCAGACCTACGAATGTACGCATTTGACCCGGGATCTGAACTGCCACTGAGACTTCTGTATGAGAAGAAAGAGAAAAGTGTTCTAATTCGGCTTGTGTTTTCTCACTTAGCATTCGATTTAACCTCTGTTATTCTGTTGCTTAAGGAGATTCAAAGTTTTTATAACACAGAATCAATAATGCAACCGATAGCAACGGTACATGATGCAGCATCACTGATAGAAAGTCGTCTTCATAGTCAAAATCAATCATTGAAAGCATTTTGGAAGAGACAGATTCCAGCCAACATTATGCCGCAGTCATTTTCATTATCGAGTGTTGAGTTAGACACAGAACATTTCCTGACCGATTCGCGTCAGATTCCAGACCGGCTTCTCTCGAATTTGAAAGAATTcgcaaaatacaacaaaatcagCTTATTTCAGCTGATAGTTACAGCCTATCAAACCCTTCTTGGTTTAGCGCTCTGTACTGAAAGTGTAACTGTTGTTACACCAGTCGACATTAGGATTCATTTCCCAGAGCTTCAAAACGAAATGGGATGTTTTATTAACTTCGTGCCACTGTTTTTGTTGTTAAAAGAAGACTCTACCTTGCAAAGCATTTTGAGAGAAAATGTCAAGCACATTCGATCTGCGATTGATAACAGTATATATCCTTTAGAATTCATTAAAGCAGAAGTGGCTTCAAGGATAACTCCTGATTTGGTATTTAGACACCTCGTTAATTTCAGAGACCTGAATATACAACAAACCTATCAACACGATGGAGATGGAAGTGGCACTGTGGTAAATCATGTATCTTTGGACCATGAGTTCGAAACTGTGCTTGTTTTGTGGAACGATAGCCAGAGCGGCACAATGCGTTTGGAGCTTCAGTATAATACGTTGACTGTAGAAACTACAAAAGCAGACATTCTGTTGGATTCGGTGATCACGATACTGGACTTTTTTGTTGATTATAAGGATTTCAATGTGCATGCGATGGTGCAGACAGAAGGACTGAGAAAACTATCTGAAGTGATAATGACCAAACGACAGGAGAAACTTAAAAGCATCCTTGATTCCAAACCCACATTGGAGGAACAGACTAGTATATCGGGTAAGTACTTAGCATTGTTAAACTATATCAAGCAAAAATGA